Proteins from a genomic interval of Quercus lobata isolate SW786 chromosome 11, ValleyOak3.0 Primary Assembly, whole genome shotgun sequence:
- the LOC115966980 gene encoding uncharacterized protein LOC115966980: MDRLSWPEFELFLVQAWLIWNQRNTVVHGGAFKEPSWLNKRATEFLDEFHNSQVQLSTSTPTVSRNSWQPPPVSVYKVNFDAAIFSELNYSGFGAIIRNDKGEVMAAMSIKGPPVTCSEEAEVLACRKALEFTVDASFSNVMLEGDNETVMRTISSSSKNHSWLGNIYDDIKWLMRGLQVLSINSVKRGGNEVANILARHAKNTVDGMFWLEDSPPPAVAALYFDSIHINA, translated from the coding sequence ATGGATAGACTTTCATGGCCGGAGTTTGAGCTATTTCTCGTACAGGCTTGGCTTATATGGAATCAAAGAAATACAGTGGTTCATGGTGGGGCTTTTAAGGAACCGAGTTGGCTTAACAAAAGAGCAACTGAGTTCTTGGACGAGTTTCATAACTCTCAAGTGCAGCTGTCTACTTCAACTCCCACGGTGTCAAGAAACAGTTGGCAACCTCCTCCAGTTTCTGTCTATAAAGTAAACTTTGATGCCGCCATTTTTTCAGAGTTGAACTATTCAGGTTTTGGTGCAATTATCCGGAACGATAAAGGGGAGGTGATGGCAGCTATGTCTATCAAAGGACCACCTGTTACCTGTAGCGAAGAGGCAGAAGTTCTTGCTTGCAGGAAGGCGCTGGAGTTCACAGTGGATGCAAGCTTCTCAAACGTGATGCTTGAAGGGGACAATGAAACTGTTATGCGGACTATTTCCTCTTCGTCTAAGAACCACTCCTGGCTGGGTAATATTTATGATGATATTAAATGGCTTATGCGTGGGTTGCAAGTGCTTTCTATTAACAGTGTAAAGAGGGGGGGTAATGAGGTAGCTAATATACTAGCTAGACATGCTAAGAATACTGTTGATGGGATGTTTTGGTTAGAAGACTCCCCTCCCCCAGCTGTAGCTGCTTTGTACTTTGACTCTATTCATATTAATGCATAA